Genomic segment of Arctopsyche grandis isolate Sample6627 chromosome 3, ASM5162203v2, whole genome shotgun sequence:
aaaaaaataacaaaattatatataaaatttttaattgattactTTTCTTCTagtgtaaaaaatacattctaaCATATctatttacaataaattataagaaaattGTTACAAAACTGGACAAATTATGTtggttgtaatatacataatcatgtataatataatataccaatttttcaactaaaagtcaaaaatgcaaattaataatcaaattatttttcatatatctagGAAATCAATCTTCTCACAATgacacaatttaattttaaaaatcttcagactagttgaaaattattattaatattacaagAACTGctttatgtgaaatatatattttataaaaactatcACACAAATTACCAAAATGGCAGTGTAAAGTtagctaaacaaaaaaaaaaaaaaaaacataaatacatactacaCACATCAGACTAAATCTAACATGAATGTGTTGATTTTGAATAATCCATTTCAAatacttttcaaattaaaatatttgaatcacaatgtacattaaaaacatCACATGatgattaaaaacaaattattgtacaaatatatacatttaaatccataaaactaaaaaaaatataatagaaaatatattacgTTTGGCAacgtaatatataaataaaataaatgcatcaCATAATTTTTACCAGTTAAAATTGTAGAACAGTACCAAAGAGTAGATTTATCaaacaatatttaatgaaatttttactaccattattattttacattttgagTTTCAGAACTGTAAATGAGATCAAACTCATCGGTTTATAtgctttttttatagatatatatagtAGGAATGCAAAAATGAGATAATTGGATTTATTTTAAGatctattatttctattattacaTATCGCGttaaatttgagataaaaaatcatataaaccaATAAAAAGCTTTGCATGTGTATAAATGTAAGctataaaaaaagtttcatcGATGGcactttgaatattaaaaaaaataggtagaaattataaaacgaaatatatatatatacttatataaatgCCCTAAAAAAATATGCTGTACACAAGTATTAACTACATTCATAAGTAAATGCAATTATTaatagttatatttttatatgataaataaataaattaataagtctcacttttgaataaatattatgagTAAATCACTTGACttactcattttatttatttgctaaGTATCAACTAAAATTTCACTAAACGCACTCACATTCACATTCATGCTCGTTCATCCAAAATCGAAAGAAacataatcaaaataatttgtccaaatataatatagtgAACTTAGATGAGATATTATGTACACATTGCagatgtatttgtatgtatattatttattgctaTGTCACTTTAAAACTCTCAATCACTCAAAAAGTTTCACATTTgttctataatatattttatttatagcaaatattcaaaattaaagttGTAAATTAGTTCTTTAGTTTTTTAAaccatattttttcattaatttatggTTAATACAGTTCATAATTACACCCTGTAATTTTGGAATATAAAAATCAcataagttgaaaataaaaaaaaaaccttgtaaaaattgaattcaaactgtAACTTTTCACAATAACTATAgcatgtatatgaatgtactgAAATTATAAACTTAATGAACTCAAATACACATAAGCTATTTACAGACATTTAGCAGGACTATTTCTGCATCAGTCGTTAAGATGGAATTAAaactaatatttacaaaattaaaaataaaatctttgtTTATGCTATATCAGTGATTATACCACCAAACCAAACACAAACTATTGGGAAAAGATATGTAATTAAAGCTCTTTGCAAGGACATTTCTTGTTTTCCTGCTGCGCTAGAAGTGCCAGATTCTTTCCTTGTATTTGAATCGATATGATTAGTACTATGGTCTAAATCGATAGTATTTCGATCTAGTTCCTCATCGGGAATATCTAAGATATCAGTCTCTGGTTGTTTAATCACAACAGGTGGATTGAAGTGATCATCAGTTATATCCTTATTGGTGTTTGTGATCTCAAACTTAGGATCACCATGTTCAGGATGGATACCAGAACCTTCAAGATCATACTCCTGGTCTATGTGACCACCCGAATCTGTATCTTCTGTATCATCTCCAGAACCTGATCCAGAACCTTGTAGCGGGGCAATATCCTCTGCACAAATAATTATTTGGATTAAAAACAAATGCATAcccattttaatacacaaaatattttttaagttattaAGTTACCATTTTCTCCCCAATCTACATCCAATCCATTATATgcattctttaatttatttgaaatacttCTAAGAGAAAATTGTTGAGCTGTAACAGTGGAAGCAATTGGAACTCCAAGTGATCCACTGTTTGATGATGAACTCCTTGCTTCTGGATTAGTAGCAAGTGCAGCACTACCTTCACCAgctaattgtaataaatatctaaaataaaataattaaaaaataataatttttcaaaaattaatatatgcatacatacgatcattaatattattactttGATAAGTGAGTTCCATTCCAACATTTCTCCTCATTGTCGTAAGttgataattgaattttttgatcTACATTACAGTGAGCTTGTGGGAGAAGCGCCCATGTGTGACGAGATTCGCGAACACTTCTTCGAATATCGCGAACCAAACGATCTAAAGGATCCTCTTGTTCACTTACAAGATCTAGGTCTGAACCTGTGCTACCTCTATTCACTGCAATAAGATTGAAATTggtttttgaataatataaaatcaatatagcacaatttaaaaaaaaaatggtacttACGATCAATTTTCTTCTTCTTTCCCTTCCCTTGATCTTTATTTCCCTTTTTTTTACCATTTCGTCCCCAATCGATAGGTTCAAAATCGATTTCTTTGGAGTTTTTTCCCGGTTCCGGATTCGCTTCTCTTTTAGATCTCATTTCTTCTGATAAGCCAATTCGTTTTTCATAATCAATATCTTTTTCCATTGCCAAATTtaagtaatttttgtatttaaagttaaaatttaCACCATAATCACCAGAAAGTTGTTTTGGTGAATTACCTTTCGATAATAAAAATGGATTCTTCTTCAACAAACTTTCATATGATGTTTCAATCTCGAAATCATCTGTATCGACACTTCTGGAATGTCTTGAATTTGAAAAGTAGCGTGAATCAGCAGGTCTTTGACCCAATACTGGTTTACCACAGCCTGTAAAGACACGCTGTGACAAATCTTGCGAATGTTCTTGAAAATTCATTATTGcttcagagattttgacattgatgGGTTCAACAACCATTGCAATATTAAAAGGTCCAAGAAGACGATCGGATACTTTATCCATAGCATCTATGAAAAATTAAAGCAAGATTTACATGTAAAATAGttttaacaataattttaatacaaataattttagcacCAATAATACTGACCCACAAATGCATCCCAGTCTAACGATAAATCGGCATACTGAGGTAAACATGCTCGAGCTCTGTTGATACACATATGAACGCATGGATTTTCAGCAACACCTGAGCACAATTCACAATAACTGTTTGCCCCACACCATCCAGCTATTTGGGTCTACAAAATGTcatgtaaaatgaaataattacactaatacaatataataaattgatttagTAGCCAACAGCCATTTTTTCAAAGCTTACATTTCCCATAATCCGAGCTACTTCAGCGGCAGCGTTCAGGGAGCGTGTGAACGTCCTTGTGGCAACAAATGCTCTCTTTACTTGTATTGCAAGTTTGTGTGGAACATCTCCAAAAGGTTGAAGTTCGCGCATATGTTCACTCACACATGTCAAATACCTgcgattaatttttaaaacatttattattatattatacaaacaataaatttataaacatacaaaACACGATAGAAGAATAATAGTCTTACTTGTCGTCGAAATGATACTGTGCATTGAGAACCGTAAACATTTTCTTGTAAAGTTTAGAGAAAAACATATTCATCATTTCAGCCAAATCGAGTCCACCTTTATTATAATACTGTTCAAGTTCATTGAAAAGCGATGAAAATAGTTCTGCGTGTTGTTCATATATAAGTCCATAAGTTTTAGTAAACATGTTATGCAAATCCAGCTTTGATTGTGCTAGTAACTTCAAGAATACATCTGAAATGAACAATTgacataaaaaatgtaatttcaatttagaaatataaaccaatattataaatagaaacaaaattataaaaggaAAAATTTAGACAAAACTTGTGATTGCCTAACggtctttccaaattataaagTATCTACACTTTCATAGCAATTTTTAAACCTTAAGAGGGCTTTTATTACagtaaaaaaaaccaacaaaaaatatactaacgagaacaattaaaataaattcagtgATCGATAAATTTTAGAATGAAATTAGCAGATATTTTTAACTATCGGACAAATATCTTGTTATCAGACAAATAATAGTTGTTTGTCGATAGAAAAAatcattgataaaaatattgtatattgctTATATTCTCAACAGTTAATCTTTTGGAATTAGTGCGAATTGATTTAGACGTAGTATATTTTGGTGAAGATATCTGGGATCAGTAGTTAATTTACAACATCACTATACTGAATTTATTAAGAAACTGTAACCAATCACTAAGCTACATAGGACTTATTTTGACTCCTATATGTGTAATAGTAAGATCTAAATCCCACCAATTGGAATAACAACATTTTaaatctatcaatttttatcaaaataataataaaaagtgaatatgtattttattactattttgtaatcactattctacatatgtacttattgatAGCATAGTGACAGGTAAAACTTTACTTTATAAACCagctattgtattttattatagggCGAGACAATAGCGTATTATGGGCTAAACTAGCTTAGTTAACTTTCCATATTGAACAatccaaattgaaattttagtgattaataaatttattatttattaagcaaattaatttattaccaTTCCACCtcataatatttaatcaaaaactaGTTGTTATATATATGTCACACGAGAggatgaaaatatgtaaaacgaaGAGAGAAAAAAGCAAAGaagaacaaaaaatataaatgaaagtttcgaaaaaaaagtcataataaataaattttaaccatAACTTTGCAAAAACTACCGTGGAAATGAAAGAATGTTACGAATATAGGATTGTGAGAAAAAGTTACTTTTcggtatatgtacatcatattttCAAGTCACCGACACAAGAAAGAAGTTGATACCTACGCGCCGGCGCCATCTAGGTGCCAGCGTCACGCTGGGCTTAAGAATGACGCCTTCGGACAAAAAAGAGACCTGCTCTGGGACAAAATAAGCCCATGTAAACATAAGTCATATCGAAAACAAGGAAGTGGAACTATGCTAGATGTGTGACGCACGGATACAGATGTGGCACGTACAGGAAATTGGAAATATGGCCCAAGTTTGGCAATTTCGGGTCATTGAAGCCGTCACACAACTTAGAGAAATAGTCGAACATCTGCTACCCACGCGTCAAATCTTGACACGTGGAATAATTAGAGTAGGGGTTCGCAGACGATAAAACGCCAACTAAAACAATTAGGGAAAATTCGTAATAGAGGAGCATCTCATGCCTTTCCCGTAGCtactgttaatattttttttccgaactctattttaatatgtttccATATACAAGACATTCAATATGTACTGTACACGTGTGTAAATAGGGGGCGTCTGCACGCTGTACCGGACGTCGGTATAGGGACGAACTGTTTACAAGATCCGTACAAGGGAGAGGCGCTTATAGGGTCAAATGCGGGATTCTGATCTATCAGTAAACACACGCGTACAAACAAAACAGAGAATGTGAAATCAATAAGGgtctattgaaataaaaaaatactctaGTATATCTCAATACAGATTTATATCAATGCAAGTACATATTGCAGGTTTGCAATACCAGTAGAAGCGATATGATGAAGATTGGATGGAGTTGTAACTTATCTAAACTTACCATCAAAATGCTTCGCCTTGGAACTGAAAGCTGCATGTAACTTATTGGCGTGGACTTTCACGGTGTTTTTCAAATTTCGGCGGGCAATAGACGATAATTTGGCGGTAGCTGTCGCACTGCAGCAGCCGCATGCTCCTCCTCCATTTGCTGAAAAAAGGCAataaatcagaattatttttttgtactatAAGGTActacattaaaataaacatgtttTCGATAGAACGATAGTGGAAAATTTAGAAACGAAACAATTATAGTTCGATTGAAAGACACGCGAACATAACGTGCAAAGTGCGTGATATGTCCAATGTGTTGGAACGAAAAATTCAAAAGTGGTACAGCAACCCAGAGGAACATTATAAGTGGAGGTAGGATAGctaaggtgccgctcattgtcccattgttgtaaatcctttgtaaaaaaggttcggcaaacctttaacaatgcatttacaacatttgaacaatacgcggcaccctgggtccgggctttaattataagactactagtgttgtacccgatgatatatcatcgcatgggtgttgctacattaagttattaaataaaaaaaaaattaaaagaaatttctcTTCGGTCATGTGTTCAATCGCCACGCGGtcgaaattttttcaaataccttttaaatatatttaatttaatatttttatttaattgttaaatatgaaaaaactacctacctatttagatgtaaacaatataaagcaccaatagaaaaattaattaattaaataaattttcaatagatggcggtaaattctttgCCAAAAGGATACATTGGtagaaaatagtatatatagaagttttttttcttttgttactgtattcgtatatacgactattatagtacggcgagcgttatctcagacagacacatagaataacgatattatatatatacgatttaatgcatattaaatgtatatttagtaaaaattgaGATCAACAAGAAAAGTATTTACATAATTCTTCTGAATTAAAAAATTCCATAAAATTCATTACcccactatatacatattttatgttctAATTTTGAGACACATTTTGTTGTGAAACTACAATATGTTATAGTCCAAGTAgcgatcccaaatattcgaatatattcgaatatcgaatagtacctttaaattatttatttgtagttttaagaagttcaagatattattaaaattttaagagaatcgtTATCCGCAACATCAAATATGTAggactaaatgtgctgtagattgataataaaaaataagttcgtataaaaagtattcgaatatttggattTGGGATCCCgaagtccaagtgtacatttcattcgttcatgaacatatgtactagtttgttcatacgcgAACCAATCTGGACAAATTTACAaatgaaactatgtacatagattgttCAGTAAACgaattattgcgcaaattgcgatcgcgcgcacgacaatcgttgccacaaaaatcgcgaatcggaatatctggcactccagttctcgttagtacaatatttcgagtTTTAGGATGCCAGATTCTCCGTGATCGAGAtattagtgacgtgcgcgagatctctttttgcggaataatgaCCGAACCAgattgttcatgcacaaactatgtATTAAGCATAAGTattttcaatcgtttgtcccatcttcAATCTCTATCTTCTATGTATGAATACCCTAGGttgcaatatttgaaaatacagCGAAAACGGGAATTATCGCAACGTTGCAATGCGATTTCCGTAGAATTAACATTTTGACAGTTCAAATGTTTTGACAACTAAAAAtttcatgcgacacctagtggaagttttgactgttagcacaaattttgaatgaatgttcatgaacaaactgAATATATAAACGTATAACGAATATACAATTTACCAAACTATAGATTTATGTACACGCATTAAAATTCAACAATGTCTCAAACCTATCAACCAATACAAATCAGCTTATCCGACTTGCAAAACATATAAACAAATTGCACGAAAATAAATTGACACGATCACATTCACTGTAATGCATGGTTTACTCGTAagaaaaaaatagcatgcaAAAATGCACAGCGCATATAGAAGACTATcactgtatgtacatgtaataaaatcaacttcataatctacatacatagcaaTTTTCCGGGTGAACGAATTCAGGAGATTAAAAAATAAGTGCATAAATGCACTTGACAAAGTATGTCACATATGTGACATTCGTTCCCGGGGGACGAACGAGCTTTTTGCAGGACGTCGATCCCA
This window contains:
- the dlp gene encoding glypican dally-like is translated as MRRRVCFPLLSLALVWSVLPLSLSQGQQSHQSLPQSQAQSQPQPQPQSQPLPQQLPQSQAGPCEGAATLLRPLLSTSTNTDLLHQPINNANGGGACGCCSATATAKLSSIARRNLKNTVKVHANKLHAAFSSKAKHFDDVFLKLLAQSKLDLHNMFTKTYGLIYEQHAELFSSLFNELEQYYNKGGLDLAEMMNMFFSKLYKKMFTVLNAQYHFDDKYLTCVSEHMRELQPFGDVPHKLAIQVKRAFVATRTFTRSLNAAAEVARIMGNTQIAGWCGANSYCELCSGVAENPCVHMCINRARACLPQYADLSLDWDAFVDAMDKVSDRLLGPFNIAMVVEPINVKISEAIMNFQEHSQDLSQRVFTGCGKPVLGQRPADSRYFSNSRHSRSVDTDDFEIETSYESLLKKNPFLLSKGNSPKQLSGDYGVNFNFKYKNYLNLAMEKDIDYEKRIGLSEEMRSKREANPEPGKNSKEIDFEPIDWGRNGKKKGNKDQGKGKKKKIDLNRGSTGSDLDLVSEQEDPLDRLVRDIRRSVRESRHTWALLPQAHCNVDQKIQLSTYDNEEKCWNGTHLSKYLLQLAGEGSAALATNPEARSSSSNSGSLGVPIASTVTAQQFSLRSISNKLKNAYNGLDVDWGENEDIAPLQGSGSGSGDDTEDTDSGGHIDQEYDLEGSGIHPEHGDPKFEITNTNKDITDDHFNPPVVIKQPETDILDIPDEELDRNTIDLDHSTNHIDSNTRKESGTSSAAGKQEMSLQRALITYLFPICKSISHSIHTYSFEP